Proteins from a genomic interval of Arvicola amphibius chromosome 10, mArvAmp1.2, whole genome shotgun sequence:
- the LOC119825365 gene encoding 60S ribosomal protein L27-like, whose product MSKFMKPGKVVLVLAGRYSGRKAVIVKNIDDGTSDRPYSHALVAGIDRYPRKVTAAMGKKKVAKRSKIKSFVKVYNYNHLMPTRYSVDIPLDKTVVNNDVFRDPALKRKARREAKVKFEELYKTGKNK is encoded by the coding sequence ATGAGCAAGTTCATGAAACCCGGGAAGGTGGTGCTCGTCCTGGCTGGACGCTACTCCGGACGCAAAGCCGTCATCGTGAAGAACATTGATGACGGCACCTCAGACCGCCCTTACAGCCATGCCCTGGTGGCTGGAATTGACCGCTATCCCCGAAAAGTGACAGCTGCTATGGGCAAGAAGAAAGTTGCCAAGAGATCCAAGATCAAGTCCTTTGTGAAGGTTTATAACTACAACCACCTGATGCCCACAAGGTACTCTGTGGACATCCCCCTGGACAAAACTGTTGTCAACAATGATGTCTTTAGGGACCCAGCCCTGAAACGCAAGGCAAGGCGGGAAGCCAAGGTCAAATTTGAGGAACTATACAAGACAGGGAAGAACAAATAG